The Streptomyces avermitilis MA-4680 = NBRC 14893 genome contains a region encoding:
- the trpC gene encoding indole-3-glycerol phosphate synthase TrpC — translation MSVLDEIIDGVRADLAERQARVSLDELKERVAKAPAAKDGVAALRGDGVKVICEVKRSSPSKGALAAIADPAALAADYEAGGASVISVLTEQRRFGGSLADLEAVRAKVDIPVLRKDFIVTSYQLWEARAYGADLALLIVAALEQPALESLIERAVSIGLTPIVEVHDEDEAERAVDAGAKVIGVNARNLKTLKVDRTTFERVAPEIPEGIVKIAESGVRGPHDLIAYANAGADAVLVGESLVTGRDPKAAVADLVAAGTHPALRHGRG, via the coding sequence GTGAGTGTGCTCGACGAGATCATCGACGGAGTCCGTGCCGACCTCGCGGAGCGGCAGGCGCGGGTCAGCCTCGACGAGCTCAAGGAGCGCGTGGCGAAGGCACCCGCGGCCAAGGACGGCGTGGCCGCCCTGCGCGGCGACGGCGTCAAGGTGATCTGCGAGGTCAAGCGGTCCAGCCCGTCCAAGGGCGCGCTCGCCGCGATCGCCGACCCCGCGGCTCTGGCGGCGGACTACGAGGCGGGCGGCGCGTCCGTCATCTCCGTCCTGACCGAGCAGCGCCGCTTCGGCGGCTCCCTCGCCGACCTGGAGGCCGTCCGCGCCAAGGTCGACATCCCCGTTCTGCGCAAGGACTTCATCGTCACGTCGTACCAGCTGTGGGAGGCCCGGGCGTACGGCGCCGACCTCGCGCTGCTGATCGTGGCCGCCCTGGAGCAGCCCGCCCTGGAGTCGCTGATCGAGCGCGCCGTGTCCATCGGGCTCACGCCGATCGTCGAGGTGCACGACGAGGACGAGGCCGAGCGGGCGGTGGACGCGGGCGCGAAGGTGATCGGCGTCAACGCGCGCAACCTGAAGACGCTCAAGGTCGACCGCACCACGTTCGAGCGGGTCGCCCCGGAGATCCCCGAGGGGATCGTGAAGATCGCCGAGTCCGGCGTCCGCGGCCCGCACGACCTCATCGCGTACGCCAATGCCGGCGCCGACGCCGTCCTGGTGGGCGAGTCCCTCGTCACCGGGCGCGACCCGAAGGCGGCGGTCGCCGACCTGGTGGCGGCCGGTACGCATCCCGCCCTGCGGCACGGCCGGGGCTGA
- a CDS encoding ABC transporter ATP-binding protein, whose amino-acid sequence MSVSPPPLRVDDVTVKFAGLTALDSIGFTVAPGSVHALIGPNGAGKSTCFNVVSGLCRPTHGSVSLGDTELTRLPPHRIALLGIARTFQNIVTTAGTVGDNLMLGRHALSRAGFTATALRLPGTVREQRSHRARAREIAELTGLGTLFDTPVALLSYGDRKRVELARALCLEPRVLLLDEPVAGMNSGERARTVEVVRTVRAELGLSVLLVEHDMGLVMRLADEVTVLDFGRRIAAGTPDQVRQDPEVRRAYLGTPTTPQEHIA is encoded by the coding sequence ATGAGCGTGTCACCCCCGCCCCTGCGGGTCGACGACGTCACGGTCAAATTCGCCGGACTCACCGCGCTGGACTCCATCGGCTTCACCGTGGCGCCCGGCAGCGTCCACGCGCTGATCGGGCCCAACGGAGCGGGCAAGTCCACCTGCTTCAACGTCGTGTCCGGGCTGTGCCGGCCCACGCACGGCAGCGTCAGCCTCGGCGACACGGAACTCACCCGGCTGCCCCCGCACCGGATCGCCCTGCTCGGCATCGCCCGTACCTTCCAGAACATCGTCACCACGGCGGGCACCGTGGGCGACAACCTGATGCTCGGCCGGCACGCCCTGTCCCGCGCGGGGTTCACCGCGACCGCCCTGCGACTGCCGGGCACCGTGCGCGAGCAGCGCAGCCACCGGGCCCGCGCCCGCGAGATCGCCGAACTCACCGGCCTCGGCACGCTGTTCGACACGCCGGTCGCCCTGCTGTCGTACGGCGACCGCAAGCGCGTCGAACTCGCCCGCGCCCTGTGCCTGGAGCCGCGGGTGCTGCTGCTCGACGAACCGGTGGCCGGCATGAACTCCGGCGAACGCGCCCGCACCGTCGAGGTCGTGCGCACGGTCCGCGCGGAACTGGGCCTGTCCGTGCTGCTGGTGGAGCACGACATGGGCCTCGTCATGCGGCTGGCCGACGAGGTCACCGTCCTCGACTTCGGCCGCCGTATCGCCGCGGGCACCCCGGACCAGGTCCGCCAGGACCCCGAGGTCCGCCGCGCCTACCTCGGCACCCCGACCACTCCCCAGGAGCACATCGCATGA
- a CDS encoding TIGR03085 family metal-binding protein — protein MSTHAKRERLLLADLLEAEGPDAPTLCEGWNTRDLAAHVVVRERRADAAGGLLIKQLAPRLERVMAEFAAKPYEELIQLIRTGPPRFSPFALKQIDEASNTVEFYVHTEDVRRARPDWTPRALDPVFQDTLWSRLERTARLVGRGAPTGLVLRRPDGQTVVAHKGTPVVTVTGEPSELLIFACGRQNVAAVELDGDKEAIARLHETKQLGL, from the coding sequence ATGTCGACCCATGCGAAGCGTGAACGACTTCTCCTCGCCGATCTGTTGGAGGCGGAGGGACCGGACGCCCCCACCCTGTGCGAGGGCTGGAACACACGGGATCTCGCCGCGCACGTGGTGGTGCGCGAGCGCCGGGCCGATGCGGCCGGCGGGCTGCTGATCAAGCAGCTCGCGCCCCGGCTCGAGCGGGTGATGGCGGAGTTCGCCGCGAAGCCGTACGAGGAGCTCATCCAGCTGATCCGTACCGGCCCGCCGCGCTTCTCCCCGTTCGCCCTGAAGCAGATCGACGAGGCGTCGAACACGGTCGAGTTCTACGTCCACACCGAGGACGTACGCCGGGCGCGGCCGGACTGGACGCCACGCGCGCTGGACCCGGTCTTCCAGGACACCCTGTGGTCCCGCCTGGAGCGCACGGCCCGTCTGGTGGGCCGCGGCGCGCCGACCGGCCTCGTGCTGCGCCGGCCGGACGGGCAGACGGTGGTCGCGCACAAGGGCACACCGGTGGTGACGGTGACCGGCGAGCCCTCGGAGCTGCTGATCTTCGCGTGCGGGCGGCAGAACGTGGCGGCCGTCGAGCTGGACGGGGACAAGGAAGCGATCGCGAGACTGCACGAGACGAAGCAACTCGGCCTCTGA
- the trpM gene encoding tryptophan biosynthesis modulator TrpM codes for MPVVAAQAPLSAARDPYARLARGCRPRGCRAPARRVHGRRVRYVIGDEPGQVNGMRWRRGARVRTLRAG; via the coding sequence GTGCCGGTGGTGGCCGCTCAGGCGCCCCTCTCCGCGGCCCGGGACCCCTATGCCCGGCTGGCCCGCGGCTGCCGTCCGCGCGGCTGCCGGGCACCGGCCCGACGGGTGCACGGGCGACGGGTGCGGTACGTGATCGGCGACGAGCCGGGCCAGGTCAACGGCATGCGATGGCGCCGGGGTGCGCGCGTGCGCACCCTGCGGGCCGGCTGA
- the hisI gene encoding phosphoribosyl-AMP cyclohydrolase, protein MTSTPQPSRPSSLDAEIAARLKRSADGLVPAIAQQYDTGEVLMLGWMDDEALHRTLTTGRCTYWSRSRGEYWVKGDTSGHVQYVKSVALDCDADTVLVKVDQVGAACHTGAHTCFDADVLLKDGDSGVPAADQ, encoded by the coding sequence ATGACCAGCACGCCCCAGCCCAGCAGGCCCAGCAGCCTGGACGCCGAGATCGCCGCGCGCCTCAAGCGCAGCGCCGACGGGCTCGTCCCCGCCATCGCCCAGCAGTACGACACCGGTGAGGTGCTGATGCTCGGCTGGATGGATGACGAGGCGCTGCACCGCACGCTCACCACGGGCCGCTGCACCTACTGGTCGCGCAGCCGCGGGGAGTACTGGGTGAAGGGCGACACCTCCGGCCACGTCCAGTACGTGAAGTCCGTAGCCCTCGACTGCGACGCCGACACCGTGCTCGTCAAGGTCGACCAGGTGGGCGCCGCCTGCCACACGGGCGCGCACACGTGCTTCGACGCCGACGTGCTGCTCAAGGACGGCGATTCCGGCGTACCCGCAGCGGATCAGTAA
- a CDS encoding branched-chain amino acid ABC transporter permease — translation MSTALDTVLNGLALGSVYALVALGFVIIFKASAVMNFAHGSLLLLGGYLTAVLHDRLGFAGALALAVLATAAAAGLIDWLLLRRLDPHAAHVLTILTIGVDILLMTDLTRRIGGDLLTLGDPWGSDVTELGPITVADSRIASILVSLVVIAAVFAVFRFTSWGLSLRAAAEDHEAAALMGIRLARIRTLAWCLAGALAALAAVFLAAFPAPGLERTTGQIALKAFPAAILGGMASPPGALAGSLLIGVTEALAAGYQSELSALGEGFGDVVPYAVMVLVLLVRPAGLFGTREAARV, via the coding sequence ATGAGCACCGCCCTGGACACCGTACTGAACGGGCTCGCCCTCGGTTCGGTCTACGCCCTGGTCGCCCTCGGCTTCGTCATCATCTTCAAGGCCTCGGCAGTGATGAACTTCGCGCACGGCTCCCTGCTGCTCCTCGGCGGCTATCTGACCGCGGTGCTGCACGACCGGCTCGGCTTCGCGGGCGCCCTCGCCCTCGCGGTCCTCGCCACCGCGGCCGCCGCCGGGCTGATCGACTGGCTGCTGCTGCGCCGCCTCGACCCGCACGCCGCGCACGTACTGACCATCCTCACCATCGGCGTCGACATCCTGCTGATGACGGACCTCACCCGCCGCATCGGCGGGGACCTCCTCACCCTGGGCGACCCCTGGGGCTCCGACGTGACCGAGCTCGGCCCGATCACCGTCGCCGACAGCCGGATCGCCTCGATCCTGGTGTCACTGGTCGTCATCGCCGCCGTCTTCGCCGTCTTCCGGTTCACTTCGTGGGGCCTGTCCCTGCGAGCCGCCGCCGAGGACCACGAGGCCGCCGCGCTGATGGGCATCAGGCTCGCCCGGATCCGGACCCTCGCCTGGTGCCTGGCCGGCGCGCTCGCCGCGCTCGCCGCCGTCTTCCTGGCCGCCTTCCCGGCCCCCGGCCTGGAGCGCACCACCGGACAGATCGCGCTGAAGGCCTTCCCCGCCGCGATCCTCGGCGGCATGGCCTCGCCGCCGGGCGCGCTCGCCGGAAGCCTGCTGATCGGCGTCACCGAGGCGCTGGCGGCCGGCTACCAGTCCGAACTCTCCGCGCTCGGCGAGGGCTTCGGCGACGTGGTGCCGTACGCCGTGATGGTGCTGGTGCTCCTCGTCCGGCCCGCCGGTCTCTTCGGGACGAGGGAGGCGGCCCGTGTCTAG
- a CDS encoding TIGR02234 family membrane protein, protein MEYVTAVPTPRSEAAGPARSGRRSLAVALLCGALGAAVALLSSRQGWAAGTVAVAGGDFPLTAKGSDVTGVPAALAIVGLAALVAVFAVRSAGRLLVAALLALSGAGTIAAALLGVSDSAALDEKAAQASGDTSATAEALTHTAWPYVAVAGGALLLLAGLLALRYGRLWPAMSGRYERDGTPRPRQARVDPDRPEDLWKALDRGEDPTGPDPA, encoded by the coding sequence GTGGAGTACGTGACTGCCGTACCAACCCCCCGATCCGAAGCCGCGGGACCCGCCCGGTCCGGCCGCCGGAGCCTTGCCGTGGCCCTGCTGTGCGGTGCGCTCGGCGCCGCCGTGGCGCTGCTGTCCTCCCGGCAGGGCTGGGCGGCGGGGACCGTGGCGGTGGCCGGCGGCGACTTCCCGCTGACCGCCAAGGGCAGCGACGTCACGGGCGTGCCCGCGGCCCTCGCCATAGTGGGCCTCGCCGCGCTCGTCGCCGTCTTCGCCGTCCGCAGCGCCGGGCGCCTGCTGGTCGCCGCGCTGCTCGCGCTGTCCGGCGCGGGCACGATCGCCGCCGCGCTCCTCGGCGTCTCGGACAGCGCGGCCCTCGACGAGAAGGCGGCCCAGGCGTCCGGCGACACCTCCGCGACCGCCGAGGCACTGACCCACACCGCCTGGCCGTACGTCGCCGTCGCAGGCGGCGCCCTGCTCCTCCTCGCCGGGCTGCTCGCCCTGCGCTACGGACGGCTGTGGCCCGCGATGTCCGGCCGGTACGAGCGCGACGGCACGCCCCGGCCGCGCCAGGCCCGGGTGGACCCCGACCGGCCCGAGGACCTGTGGAAGGCGCTGGACCGCGGCGAGGACCCGACGGGCCCGGACCCGGCGTAG
- the trpB gene encoding tryptophan synthase subunit beta, which produces MSSEFFIPDPEGQVPTAEGYFGAFGGKFIPEALVAAVDEVAVEYDKAKADPEFARELDDLLVHYTGRPSALTEVSRFAEHAGGARVFLKREDLNHTGSHKINNVLGQALLTRRMGKTRVIAETGAGQHGVATATACALFGLDCTIYMGEIDTQRQALNVARMRMLGAEVIAVKSGSRTLKDAINEAFRDWVANVDRTHYLFGTVAGPHPFPAMVRDFHRVIGVEARRQILERAGRLPDAAVACVGGGSNAIGLFHAFIPDTGVRLIGCEPAGHGLETGEHAATLTAGEPGILHGSRSYVLQDDEGQITEPYSISAGLDYPGIGPEHAYLKDSGRGEYRAVTDDAAMQALRLLSRTEGIIPAIESAHALAGALEIGKELGKDGLILVNLSGRGDKDMDTAARYFGLYDTDASVAADADSDIAEIEGDAK; this is translated from the coding sequence ATGTCCAGCGAGTTCTTCATTCCCGACCCCGAGGGTCAAGTCCCCACCGCCGAGGGCTACTTCGGCGCTTTCGGCGGCAAGTTCATCCCGGAGGCCCTGGTCGCCGCCGTGGACGAGGTCGCCGTCGAGTACGACAAGGCCAAGGCCGACCCCGAGTTCGCCCGTGAACTGGACGACCTGCTCGTCCACTACACCGGCCGCCCGAGCGCCCTCACCGAGGTCTCCCGCTTCGCCGAGCACGCCGGTGGCGCCCGCGTCTTCCTGAAGCGGGAGGACCTCAACCACACCGGCTCCCACAAGATCAACAACGTGCTCGGGCAGGCCCTGCTCACCCGGCGCATGGGCAAGACCCGCGTCATCGCGGAGACCGGCGCGGGACAGCACGGCGTCGCCACCGCCACCGCCTGTGCGCTCTTCGGCCTCGACTGCACCATCTACATGGGCGAGATCGACACCCAGCGCCAGGCCCTCAACGTCGCGCGGATGCGCATGCTCGGCGCCGAGGTCATCGCCGTGAAGTCCGGCAGCCGCACCCTCAAGGACGCCATCAACGAGGCGTTCCGGGACTGGGTCGCCAACGTCGACCGCACCCACTACCTCTTCGGGACCGTCGCCGGCCCCCACCCCTTCCCCGCCATGGTGCGCGACTTCCACCGCGTCATCGGGGTCGAGGCGCGCCGGCAGATCCTGGAGCGCGCCGGACGTCTGCCCGACGCGGCCGTCGCCTGCGTCGGCGGCGGCTCCAACGCGATCGGGCTGTTCCACGCCTTCATCCCCGACACCGGCGTCCGCCTCATCGGCTGCGAGCCCGCGGGCCACGGCCTGGAGACGGGTGAGCACGCGGCCACCCTCACCGCCGGCGAGCCCGGCATCCTGCACGGATCGCGCTCGTACGTCCTCCAGGACGACGAAGGGCAGATCACCGAGCCCTACTCGATCTCGGCCGGGCTCGACTACCCGGGCATCGGACCCGAGCACGCCTACCTCAAGGACAGCGGTCGCGGCGAGTACCGCGCGGTCACCGACGACGCGGCCATGCAGGCCCTGCGCCTGCTCTCCCGCACCGAGGGCATCATCCCGGCCATCGAGAGCGCCCACGCGCTCGCCGGTGCCCTGGAGATCGGCAAGGAACTGGGCAAGGACGGGCTGATCCTCGTCAACCTGTCCGGGCGCGGCGACAAGGACATGGACACGGCCGCCCGCTACTTCGGCCTGTACGACACCGACGCGTCCGTCGCCGCGGACGCCGACAGCGACATCGCCGAGATCGAGGGGGACGCCAAGTGA
- a CDS encoding branched-chain amino acid ABC transporter permease: MAGAAVLLCVLPFYLGAFWLQVGLFSMAAALGAVGLTLLTGTAGQLSLGHAFFLAVGAYGYVWLAGDPGPGLPPLLALVLAVCLSGLVGGLFSPVAGRVRGVYLGVATLALVFLGHHVMLNADSITGGFNGRSVPPMSLGGFTFTASDPQLTVLGVPFGAEERLWYLALILLAVGWFAARNLLNGRPGLALTALRDSETAAAVMGVPVARRRSAAFVVSSMYAGLAGVLLALVFRRIVPDYFGLALSIDYLAMIVIGGLGSVAGAAAGAVFVTALPLLMARYADQLPLVAAPGAAGHAVGPTEASRYLYGAAIVLVLLFAPDGLSGVARRAGAAVRRRRTAPPRTASADVASPASASPASESPASASPAASTPAASASDQRPKERTS, encoded by the coding sequence ATGGCGGGCGCTGCCGTCCTCCTGTGCGTACTGCCCTTCTATCTGGGCGCGTTCTGGCTCCAGGTCGGACTGTTCTCGATGGCCGCCGCGCTCGGAGCCGTCGGACTCACCCTCCTCACCGGCACCGCCGGCCAGCTCTCCCTCGGCCACGCGTTCTTCCTCGCGGTCGGCGCCTACGGATACGTGTGGCTGGCGGGCGACCCCGGGCCGGGGCTGCCGCCGCTGCTCGCCCTGGTGCTGGCGGTCTGTCTGAGCGGTCTGGTGGGCGGCCTGTTCAGTCCGGTCGCCGGCCGGGTGCGCGGCGTCTACCTCGGGGTGGCGACGCTCGCCCTGGTCTTCCTCGGCCACCACGTGATGCTCAACGCCGACTCCATCACCGGCGGCTTCAACGGGCGGTCCGTGCCGCCCATGTCCCTCGGCGGCTTCACCTTCACCGCGAGCGATCCCCAACTGACCGTGCTGGGCGTCCCGTTCGGCGCCGAGGAGCGCCTGTGGTACCTGGCGCTGATCCTGCTCGCGGTGGGCTGGTTCGCCGCCCGCAACCTGCTGAACGGCCGCCCGGGACTGGCCCTGACCGCGCTGCGCGACAGCGAGACCGCGGCGGCCGTGATGGGCGTCCCGGTCGCCCGCCGGCGCTCGGCCGCCTTCGTGGTCTCCTCCATGTACGCGGGCCTGGCCGGGGTCCTGCTCGCGCTCGTCTTCCGCCGGATCGTGCCGGACTACTTCGGCCTCGCACTGTCCATCGACTACCTCGCGATGATCGTCATCGGCGGCCTCGGCTCGGTGGCGGGCGCCGCCGCGGGCGCCGTCTTCGTCACCGCGCTGCCGTTGCTCATGGCCCGCTACGCCGACCAGTTGCCGCTGGTCGCCGCGCCCGGCGCCGCGGGCCACGCGGTGGGCCCCACCGAGGCCTCCCGCTATCTGTACGGCGCCGCCATCGTCCTCGTCCTGCTCTTCGCCCCCGACGGGCTGAGCGGCGTCGCCCGGCGCGCCGGCGCCGCGGTCCGCCGACGCCGGACCGCGCCCCCGCGCACGGCGTCCGCCGATGTCGCATCACCGGCCTCCGCATCACCGGCCTCCGAATCACCGGCCTCCGCATCCCCGGCCGCCTCCACCCCGGCCGCGTCCGCATCAGATCAACGACCCAAGGAGCGCACCTCGTGA
- a CDS encoding anthranilate synthase component I: MDLETFRKLATDRRVIPVSRKLLADGDTPVGLYRKLAAERPGTFLLESAENGRSAFKWSRYSFVGVRSAATLTERDGQAHWLGTPPVGVPTDGDPLAALRATIEALHTPHEEGLPPFTGGMVGYLGYDIVRRLEKIGPGERDDLKLPELTMLLTSDLAVMDHWEGSVLLIANAINHNDLDTGVDEAYADAVARLDAMEADLSRAVAQPPAALPPSELPEYTALWGGPDFQDAVEDIKERIRAGEAFQVVPSQRFETPCTASALDVYRVLRATNPSPYMYLFRFEGFDVVGSSPEALVKVEDGQAMVHPIAGTRPRGATPQEDQALADELLADPKERAEHLMLVDLGRNDLGRVCEPGSVEVVDFMTIERYSHVMHIVSTVTGRVARGRTAFDVLTACFPAGTLSGAPKPRALQIIDELEPSRRGLYGGCVGYLDFAGDSDTAIAIRTALLRDGTAYVQAGAGIVADSDPVAEDDECRNKAAAVLRAVHTANRL, translated from the coding sequence ATGGACCTCGAGACGTTCCGCAAGCTGGCCACCGACCGCCGTGTCATTCCCGTCAGCCGCAAACTCCTCGCCGACGGCGACACCCCGGTCGGGCTCTACCGCAAGCTCGCCGCCGAGCGCCCCGGCACCTTCCTCCTGGAGTCCGCGGAGAACGGCCGCTCGGCGTTCAAATGGTCCCGCTACTCCTTCGTGGGCGTCCGCTCCGCCGCCACCCTCACCGAGCGTGACGGGCAGGCGCACTGGCTCGGCACCCCGCCCGTGGGCGTCCCCACGGACGGCGACCCGCTCGCCGCCCTGCGCGCCACCATCGAGGCGCTGCACACGCCCCACGAGGAGGGCCTGCCGCCCTTCACCGGCGGCATGGTCGGCTATCTCGGCTACGACATCGTGCGCCGCCTGGAGAAGATCGGCCCCGGCGAGCGCGACGATCTGAAACTTCCCGAGCTGACCATGCTCCTCACCAGCGATCTGGCCGTCATGGACCACTGGGAGGGCTCCGTCCTGCTGATCGCCAACGCGATCAACCACAACGACCTCGACACGGGCGTCGACGAGGCCTACGCGGACGCGGTCGCCCGCCTCGACGCCATGGAGGCGGACCTGTCGCGCGCGGTCGCGCAGCCCCCCGCCGCCCTCCCGCCCTCCGAACTCCCGGAGTACACCGCCCTCTGGGGCGGCCCCGACTTCCAGGACGCCGTCGAGGACATCAAGGAGCGCATCCGGGCGGGCGAGGCGTTCCAGGTCGTCCCCTCCCAGCGCTTCGAAACGCCGTGCACGGCAAGCGCGTTGGACGTCTACCGGGTACTGCGGGCGACCAACCCCTCACCGTACATGTACCTCTTCCGCTTCGAGGGCTTCGACGTGGTCGGCTCGTCCCCCGAGGCCCTCGTCAAGGTCGAGGACGGGCAGGCGATGGTCCACCCCATCGCGGGCACCCGGCCGCGCGGCGCGACCCCGCAGGAGGACCAGGCCCTCGCGGACGAGCTGCTGGCCGACCCCAAGGAGCGCGCCGAGCACCTGATGCTCGTCGACCTGGGGCGCAACGATCTGGGGCGGGTCTGCGAGCCCGGTTCCGTCGAGGTCGTCGACTTCATGACCATCGAGCGCTACTCGCACGTGATGCACATCGTGTCGACCGTGACCGGGCGGGTCGCGCGGGGGCGTACGGCCTTCGACGTGCTGACGGCCTGCTTCCCGGCCGGCACCCTCTCCGGCGCGCCCAAGCCCCGCGCCCTGCAGATCATCGACGAACTGGAGCCGTCCCGGCGGGGGCTGTACGGCGGCTGCGTCGGCTACCTCGACTTCGCGGGCGACTCCGACACCGCCATCGCCATCCGCACGGCGCTGCTGCGCGACGGCACGGCGTACGTGCAGGCGGGCGCCGGCATCGTCGCGGACTCGGACCCGGTCGCCGAGGACGACGAGTGCCGCAACAAGGCGGCGGCGGTCCTGCGCGCGGTCCACACGGCGAACCGGCTGTAG
- a CDS encoding DUF2752 domain-containing protein has translation MRGVNAQSQWVTRPGADQPGADQPDAGAGPTAVLRRLAVPGGVLAAVVGAFAYVGAVDPNQPGHYPVCPLLRFTGVYCPGCGGLRSAHAFVHGDLSAALTDNAVAVAGYFVFAVVWTFWVVRAARGRPVRIDLGPVHLWSVGALLLVFTVVRNLPFGGWLHP, from the coding sequence ATGCGTGGGGTGAACGCACAATCCCAGTGGGTGACGCGGCCGGGCGCGGATCAGCCGGGCGCGGATCAGCCGGACGCGGGCGCGGGGCCCACGGCCGTGCTGCGGCGGCTCGCTGTCCCCGGCGGGGTGCTCGCGGCCGTCGTCGGGGCCTTCGCGTACGTCGGGGCGGTCGATCCCAACCAGCCGGGGCACTACCCGGTCTGTCCGCTGCTCCGCTTCACCGGCGTCTACTGCCCCGGCTGCGGCGGACTGCGCAGCGCGCACGCCTTCGTGCACGGGGACCTCTCGGCCGCGCTCACGGACAACGCGGTGGCCGTGGCCGGCTACTTCGTGTTCGCCGTGGTGTGGACTTTCTGGGTGGTACGGGCGGCGCGCGGACGGCCGGTGCGGATCGACCTGGGGCCGGTGCATCTGTGGAGCGTGGGCGCGTTGCTGCTGGTCTTCACCGTTGTCCGGAACCTGCCGTTCGGTGGCTGGCTGCATCCTTGA
- a CDS encoding HGxxPAAW family protein produces MAGSSHGHTPAAWTGVIIAFIGFCVSGAFMVLANPLGFWAGMVIVVLGGVVGGIMRAMGLGQQKTTHPVHHVASAGAES; encoded by the coding sequence ATGGCGGGCAGCAGCCACGGTCACACCCCGGCCGCCTGGACCGGTGTCATCATCGCCTTCATCGGTTTCTGTGTATCGGGTGCCTTCATGGTGTTGGCCAACCCGCTGGGCTTCTGGGCCGGCATGGTCATCGTCGTCCTCGGCGGTGTCGTCGGCGGCATCATGCGCGCGATGGGCCTCGGCCAGCAGAAGACCACGCACCCGGTGCACCACGTCGCGAGCGCCGGCGCGGAGAGCTGA
- a CDS encoding ABC transporter substrate-binding protein — MNTTGRTALATTLAAFLLAGVGCSTKAGDSGGDTAADGVKTGPGVTADKIGLGALTDLSGPYATLGKSIVQAQQMWADETNKKGGICGRKVEIVVKDHGYDVQKAVAAYTEISPDVLALPQVIGSPVVSALLDDVEKDHLLTFPQAWAASLLGKDAVQVLGTTYDIDMVRAVDFLTRKQGVKKGDKIGHVYFEGDYGSNALEGSSWAAKKAGLTVVGQKIKATDTDLSAQVTALRKAGVKAILISAGPSQTASLVGVAASRGLKVPVVTSAPGYAPQLLKTPAAPALLAMLHVVSSAPPVSSDLPAVKRMVTSYQKKYPGELVDAGTLSGYNAAELMGRDLKAACKAKDLTREGLVKAHRSQKAVDNGLGTPQDFSDASRPAAMAAYVTKPDKKATGGTVLVEDARALPAEQKFLDSRKK, encoded by the coding sequence GTGAACACGACGGGACGCACAGCACTCGCCACGACCCTTGCCGCCTTTCTGCTGGCCGGCGTCGGATGCAGCACCAAAGCCGGTGACTCCGGCGGCGACACCGCCGCGGACGGCGTGAAGACCGGCCCCGGCGTCACCGCCGACAAGATCGGGCTGGGCGCGCTCACGGATCTGAGCGGCCCCTACGCCACCCTCGGCAAGAGCATCGTCCAGGCCCAGCAGATGTGGGCCGACGAGACCAACAAGAAGGGCGGGATCTGCGGGCGCAAGGTCGAGATCGTCGTCAAGGACCACGGCTACGACGTCCAGAAGGCCGTGGCCGCCTACACCGAGATCTCCCCGGACGTCCTGGCGCTGCCCCAGGTCATCGGCTCGCCCGTGGTCTCCGCCCTGCTCGACGACGTGGAGAAGGACCACCTCCTCACCTTCCCGCAGGCCTGGGCCGCCTCCCTGCTCGGCAAGGACGCCGTGCAGGTGCTCGGCACCACGTACGACATCGACATGGTGCGCGCCGTCGACTTCCTCACCCGCAAGCAGGGCGTGAAGAAGGGCGACAAGATCGGCCACGTGTACTTCGAGGGCGACTACGGCAGCAACGCGCTGGAAGGCTCCTCGTGGGCGGCGAAGAAGGCGGGCCTCACGGTCGTCGGACAGAAGATCAAGGCCACCGACACCGATCTGTCGGCGCAGGTCACCGCCCTGCGCAAGGCCGGGGTCAAGGCGATCCTGATCAGCGCGGGCCCCAGCCAGACCGCTTCCCTGGTGGGTGTCGCGGCTTCACGCGGGCTGAAGGTCCCGGTCGTCACCAGCGCCCCCGGCTACGCGCCGCAGCTCCTCAAGACACCGGCGGCGCCCGCACTGCTCGCCATGCTGCACGTCGTCAGCTCCGCCCCGCCGGTCAGTTCCGACCTTCCGGCCGTCAAGAGGATGGTCACCTCGTACCAGAAGAAGTACCCCGGTGAGCTCGTGGACGCGGGCACCTTGTCGGGCTACAACGCGGCCGAACTCATGGGCCGCGACCTGAAGGCCGCCTGCAAGGCCAAGGACCTCACCCGGGAGGGCCTGGTGAAGGCGCACCGCTCGCAGAAGGCGGTGGACAACGGCCTCGGCACCCCGCAGGACTTCTCCGACGCCTCGCGCCCGGCGGCCATGGCCGCCTACGTGACCAAGCCGGACAAGAAGGCCACGGGCGGCACCGTGCTGGTCGAGGACGCCCGCGCACTGCCCGCGGAACAGAAGTTCCTGGACTCCCGCAAGAAGTGA